In the Sphingomonas sp. LM7 genome, one interval contains:
- a CDS encoding NADH-quinone oxidoreductase subunit J: MIQLIAFYLFAIVVIASAALTILARNPVHSVLWLILAFFNAAGLMVLVGAEFIAMLLVIVYVGAVAVLFLFVVMMLNIDFAELRAGVMRYAAIGLLLALALVAEIIVAIGAWSAGGLQLGRRIAPIDASVPNIEAIGQLLYSRYLFVFEGAGLVLLVAMIGAIVLTYRQRSDVRPQNISRQINRRSKDATRNMNPPVGQGVEL; encoded by the coding sequence GTGATCCAGCTCATAGCCTTTTACCTGTTTGCCATCGTCGTCATCGCCTCCGCGGCGCTGACGATCCTGGCACGCAATCCGGTGCACAGCGTGCTCTGGCTCATCCTCGCGTTCTTCAACGCGGCGGGCCTGATGGTGCTCGTCGGTGCCGAGTTCATCGCGATGCTGCTCGTCATCGTCTATGTCGGCGCGGTCGCGGTGCTCTTCCTGTTCGTCGTGATGATGCTCAACATCGACTTCGCCGAGCTGCGTGCCGGCGTGATGCGCTATGCCGCGATCGGGCTGCTGCTCGCGCTGGCGCTGGTCGCCGAGATCATCGTCGCGATCGGCGCGTGGAGCGCCGGTGGGCTGCAGCTTGGCCGCCGCATCGCCCCGATCGATGCAAGCGTCCCTAATATCGAAGCGATCGGCCAGCTGCTCTACTCGCGCTATCTGTTCGTGTTCGAAGGCGCCGGGCTGGTGCTGCTGGTCGCGATGATCGGCGCGATCGTGCTGACCTACCGCCAGCGCAGCGACGTTCGCCCGCAGAATATCAGCCGCCAGATCAATCGCCGTTCGAAGGATGCGACGCGCAACATGAACCCACCGGTTGGGCAGGGGGTCGAGCTGTGA
- a CDS encoding nuclear transport factor 2 family protein produces the protein MSEARIATAHEMIAHYNAQDADAYVSLMTDGACEATYRGAVLREGREGVRSGLKAMFAEFPGNRADIIASYALGETVVLHEKVARSPEAEPFEVMSIYSFSDDKVDRVEFIR, from the coding sequence GTGAGCGAGGCTCGTATCGCCACTGCGCACGAGATGATCGCGCATTACAACGCGCAGGACGCGGACGCTTACGTCTCGCTGATGACCGATGGCGCGTGCGAGGCGACCTATCGCGGCGCGGTGCTGCGTGAGGGGCGCGAAGGCGTGCGTTCGGGGCTCAAGGCGATGTTCGCCGAATTTCCCGGAAATCGCGCCGACATCATCGCCTCCTATGCGCTCGGCGAGACCGTCGTCCTGCACGAGAAGGTCGCGCGTTCCCCAGAGGCAGAGCCTTTCGAGGTGATGTCCATCTATTCGTTCTCCGACGACAAGGTCGATCGGGTGGAGTTCATTCGCTGA
- a CDS encoding NADH-quinone oxidoreductase subunit D — protein sequence MAEYLDEIEGRTDAGKPEPGDTEIANYTINFGPQHPAAHGVLRLVTELDGEIIERIDPHIGLLHRGTEKLIEYKTYTQALPYFDRFDYCSPLSMEHSFVLAVEKLLDLEVPLRGQYLRVFFAELSRICNHMLNLGSHVMDVGAMTPNLWLFEIREDCLNFFERASGARMHSNYFRVGGVRQDVPLKLLTDIADWLENRMPRLFEDAISLVAENRIFKQRNVDIATVSREDAIAWGFSGPMIRAAGIPWDIRRQQPYDVYDRMEFDIPVGTRGDCYDRFMVRVEEVRQSARIMKQCLNEMPEGPVLTLDRKVAPPSRGEMKQSMEALIHHFKLFTEGYHVPAGEVYVATESPKGEFGVYLVSDGTNKPYRCKVRPTAFSHLQAMDFMSRGHMLADITAILGAMDIVFGECDR from the coding sequence ATGGCTGAGTATCTCGACGAGATCGAAGGTCGCACCGATGCCGGCAAGCCGGAACCGGGCGATACCGAGATCGCCAATTACACGATCAACTTCGGCCCGCAGCACCCCGCGGCGCACGGCGTGCTGCGCCTCGTCACCGAGCTGGACGGCGAAATCATCGAGCGGATCGATCCGCATATCGGGCTGCTTCACCGCGGCACCGAGAAGCTGATCGAGTACAAGACCTACACCCAGGCGCTGCCATATTTCGACCGGTTCGATTATTGCTCGCCGCTGAGCATGGAGCACAGCTTCGTGCTCGCGGTCGAGAAGCTGCTCGACTTGGAAGTGCCGCTGCGTGGGCAATATCTGCGCGTGTTCTTCGCCGAGCTGAGCCGCATCTGCAATCACATGCTCAACCTGGGCTCGCACGTCATGGATGTCGGAGCGATGACGCCGAACCTGTGGCTGTTCGAAATCCGCGAGGATTGCCTCAACTTCTTCGAACGTGCCTCGGGCGCGCGGATGCACTCCAACTATTTCCGCGTCGGCGGCGTTCGTCAGGACGTGCCGTTGAAGCTGCTCACCGACATCGCCGACTGGCTCGAAAATCGCATGCCGCGGTTGTTCGAGGACGCGATCAGCCTCGTCGCCGAAAACCGCATCTTCAAGCAGCGCAATGTCGACATCGCGACGGTGAGCCGCGAGGATGCGATCGCCTGGGGCTTCTCCGGCCCGATGATCCGCGCCGCGGGCATTCCTTGGGATATCCGCCGCCAGCAGCCGTACGACGTGTACGACCGCATGGAGTTCGACATTCCCGTCGGCACCCGCGGCGACTGCTATGACCGGTTCATGGTGCGCGTCGAGGAGGTCCGCCAGTCGGCGCGGATCATGAAGCAGTGCCTCAACGAGATGCCCGAGGGTCCGGTGCTGACGCTCGACCGCAAGGTCGCGCCGCCCAGCCGTGGCGAGATGAAGCAGTCGATGGAAGCGCTGATCCATCACTTCAAGCTGTTCACCGAAGGCTATCACGTCCCCGCGGGCGAGGTCTATGTCGCGACCGAGAGCCCCAAGGGTGAGTTCGGCGTCTATCTGGTGAGCGACGGCACCAACAAGCCGTATCGCTGCAAGGTCCGCCCGACCGCGTTCAGCCACCTCCAGGCGATGGACTTCATGTCGCGCGGCCATATGCTCGCCGACATCACCGCGATCCTGGGTGCGATGGATATCGTGTTCGGGGAGTGCGACCGGTGA
- a CDS encoding NAD(P)H-dependent oxidoreductase subunit E gives MADAPQLPDEAETRARWGAFAWSAESAEKAKEILGRYPAGRQMSCTIPFLDLAQRQVGAETNTQGWLPVPVIEFVARQLEMPYIRVFEVATFYTMFNLVPVGRYHVQVCGTTPCMLRGSDDVMAACKSRGMHKGHTTADGMFTLTEVECMGNCSSAPMVQINDDNYEDLDFDRTVAILDALAKGESPKTGTQEPGRHTVEPLGKPTNLAAMVTENHDYRPEWGSAA, from the coding sequence ATGGCTGACGCCCCACAACTTCCCGACGAGGCCGAGACCCGCGCGCGCTGGGGCGCTTTTGCGTGGTCGGCCGAGAGTGCCGAAAAGGCCAAGGAAATCCTCGGCCGCTATCCGGCTGGCCGGCAGATGTCGTGCACGATCCCGTTCCTCGATCTGGCCCAGCGCCAGGTGGGCGCCGAGACCAACACGCAGGGCTGGTTGCCGGTGCCGGTGATCGAGTTCGTCGCGCGCCAGCTGGAGATGCCCTATATCCGCGTGTTCGAGGTCGCGACCTTCTACACGATGTTCAATCTCGTCCCCGTCGGCCGTTATCATGTGCAGGTCTGCGGCACGACGCCGTGCATGCTGCGCGGGTCGGACGACGTGATGGCGGCGTGCAAGAGCCGCGGCATGCACAAGGGGCACACTACCGCCGACGGCATGTTCACGCTCACCGAAGTCGAGTGCATGGGCAATTGCTCGTCGGCGCCGATGGTGCAGATCAACGACGACAATTACGAGGATCTGGATTTCGACCGCACGGTTGCAATCCTCGACGCGCTGGCCAAGGGCGAGAGCCCCAAGACCGGCACGCAGGAGCCCGGCCGCCACACGGTGGAGCCGCTGGGCAAGCCGACCAACCTGGCCGCGATGGTCACCGAGAACCACGATTACCGCCCGGAATGGGGAAGCGCGGCATGA
- the nuoH gene encoding NADH-quinone oxidoreductase subunit NuoH, protein MTAFFQNTIGLPFGWAWFVATIVGILVIALPLMLAVAMIIYADRKIWAAMALRRGPNVVGPFGLLQSFADGLKVFLQETIIPSSANKTLFLLAPIITFTVALIVWAVVPWQAGVVLSNINVGLLYVLAASSLGVYGIILAGWSSNSKYPFYSAIRAAAQMVSYEVSIGFVLISVVLWARTFNLGGIVDQQQGHVLGFLNGFGFNPLLFPMAVVFFISSLAETQRAPFDLTEAESELVAGYQTEYSSMAFALYWLGEYANVLLMCTLNATLFWGGYLPPIDWAPLYLVPGIIWLFAKILFFFFVFSWVKATVPRYRYDQLMRLGWKIFLPLSLIFVFLVSGYLMLTRVGVPA, encoded by the coding sequence ATGACCGCCTTCTTCCAGAACACCATCGGCCTGCCGTTCGGCTGGGCGTGGTTCGTCGCGACGATCGTCGGCATTCTGGTGATTGCATTGCCGCTGATGCTGGCCGTGGCGATGATCATCTACGCCGATCGCAAGATCTGGGCGGCGATGGCGCTGCGCCGCGGTCCCAATGTCGTCGGCCCGTTCGGCCTGCTGCAGAGCTTCGCCGACGGCCTCAAGGTGTTCCTCCAGGAGACCATCATCCCGTCGAGCGCGAACAAGACCCTGTTCCTGCTCGCGCCGATCATCACCTTCACGGTCGCGCTGATCGTTTGGGCAGTGGTGCCGTGGCAGGCGGGCGTGGTGCTTTCCAACATCAACGTGGGCCTGCTCTACGTCCTCGCGGCTTCGTCGCTCGGCGTGTACGGCATCATCCTGGCCGGCTGGTCGTCCAACTCCAAATACCCGTTCTACTCGGCGATCCGCGCCGCGGCGCAGATGGTGAGCTACGAAGTCTCGATCGGCTTCGTGCTGATCTCGGTGGTGCTGTGGGCGAGGACGTTCAACCTGGGCGGCATCGTCGACCAGCAGCAGGGCCATGTCCTCGGCTTCCTCAACGGCTTCGGGTTCAATCCATTGCTGTTCCCGATGGCGGTGGTGTTCTTCATCTCGTCGCTCGCCGAGACTCAGCGCGCGCCGTTCGACTTGACCGAAGCCGAGTCCGAGCTCGTTGCAGGCTATCAGACCGAATATTCGTCGATGGCCTTCGCGCTCTACTGGCTCGGCGAATATGCCAACGTGCTGCTGATGTGCACGCTCAACGCGACCCTGTTCTGGGGCGGCTATCTGCCCCCGATCGACTGGGCGCCGCTCTACCTCGTGCCCGGCATCATCTGGCTGTTCGCCAAGATCCTGTTCTTCTTCTTCGTGTTCAGCTGGGTGAAGGCGACCGTCCCGCGCTATCGCTACGACCAGCTGATGCGGCTGGGCTGGAAGATCTTCCTGCCGCTGTCGCTGATCTTCGTATTTCTCGTTTCCGGGTATCTCATGCTGACCCGGGTTGGAGTGCCCGCATGA
- the nuoF gene encoding NADH-quinone oxidoreductase subunit NuoF, with product MLADKDRIFTNLYGYQPWNLDAAVKRGAWDNTKALLELGQDTIIDRIKASGLRGRGGAGFPTGMKWSFMPKNPTPERPSFLVINADESEPGSCKDREILRHDPHLLIEGALVAGFAMRARAAYIYIRGEYIREAETLFAAVKEAYNAGLIGKNACKSGYDFDVFVHRGAGAYICGEETAMIESLEGKKGQPRLKPPFPAGAGLYGCPTTVNNVESIAVAPTILRRSPEWFSSFGAENNKGTKLFQISGHVEKPCVVEEAMSIPFRELIEKHCGGIRGGWDNLLAVIPGGSSVPLVPASQIMDCAMDFDGLKAVGSGLGTAAVIVMDKSTDIVRAISRLSYFYKHESCGQCTPCREGTGWMWRVMERMRTGDADISEIDTLHQVTKQVEGHTICALGDAAAWPIQGLIKHFRPEMERRINERNGTGAEPMQEAAE from the coding sequence ATGCTCGCCGACAAGGACCGGATCTTCACCAATCTCTACGGCTATCAGCCGTGGAACCTCGACGCGGCGGTCAAGCGCGGCGCGTGGGACAATACCAAGGCGCTGCTCGAGCTCGGCCAGGATACGATCATCGACCGGATCAAGGCTTCGGGCCTGCGCGGCCGCGGCGGCGCGGGCTTCCCGACCGGCATGAAATGGTCGTTCATGCCCAAAAACCCGACGCCCGAGCGTCCGAGTTTCCTGGTGATCAACGCCGACGAGTCCGAGCCGGGCTCGTGCAAGGATCGCGAGATCCTCCGCCACGATCCGCATCTGCTGATCGAAGGCGCGCTGGTCGCGGGCTTCGCGATGCGCGCGCGTGCGGCGTACATCTACATCCGCGGCGAATATATCCGCGAGGCCGAGACGCTCTTCGCGGCGGTCAAGGAGGCGTATAACGCTGGCCTGATTGGCAAGAATGCGTGCAAGTCGGGCTATGACTTCGACGTGTTCGTCCACCGCGGGGCAGGGGCCTATATCTGCGGCGAAGAGACCGCGATGATCGAGAGCCTCGAGGGCAAGAAGGGCCAGCCGCGGCTCAAGCCGCCGTTCCCGGCGGGGGCGGGCCTCTATGGCTGCCCGACCACGGTCAACAACGTCGAATCGATCGCAGTTGCGCCGACGATCCTGCGGCGCTCGCCCGAATGGTTTTCGAGCTTCGGCGCCGAGAACAACAAGGGCACCAAGCTCTTCCAGATCTCGGGCCATGTCGAGAAGCCCTGCGTGGTCGAGGAAGCGATGAGCATCCCGTTCCGCGAGCTGATCGAGAAGCATTGCGGCGGCATCCGCGGCGGCTGGGACAATCTGCTCGCGGTGATCCCGGGCGGTTCCTCGGTCCCGCTGGTCCCCGCGTCGCAGATCATGGACTGCGCGATGGATTTCGACGGGCTCAAGGCCGTCGGCTCGGGCCTCGGCACCGCGGCGGTGATCGTCATGGACAAGTCGACCGATATCGTCCGCGCGATTTCGCGTCTCTCGTACTTCTACAAGCATGAGAGCTGCGGCCAGTGCACGCCGTGCCGCGAAGGCACCGGCTGGATGTGGCGCGTGATGGAGCGGATGCGCACCGGCGACGCCGACATCAGCGAGATCGACACGCTGCATCAGGTCACCAAGCAGGTCGAAGGCCATACGATCTGCGCACTCGGCGACGCCGCAGCGTGGCCGATCCAGGGCCTGATCAAGCATTTCCGCCCCGAAATGGAGCGGCGGATCAATGAACGCAACGGCACCGGCGCCGAGCCGATGCAAGAGGCTGCCGAATAA
- a CDS encoding NADH-quinone oxidoreductase subunit C, whose protein sequence is MRAPAPRTLSNDGVIDAASAVLGDMLVESKDAVGEISLTVVRSRLVEAMLALRDTPGLEYQQLSEIAGADYPARPERFDVVYQLLSFTQNRRIRVRVTTDEEKPVPSVTGIWPVAGWLEREVYDMYGVLFDGNIDLRRILTDYGFVGHPLRKDFPQTGYVELRYSEEAKRVVYEPVKLAQDFRSFDFMSPWEGAQYVLPGDEKAAAPPPPPPAPAPALAPTPAPAPVASQPEAKGAPTPLTADQIREADAPAAKATKARVSKPKTTDDTSESGAGKSGPEAGPTPADPDVVKTPRKPRAKKSPEGEA, encoded by the coding sequence GTGAGGGCGCCTGCACCCCGTACCCTGTCCAATGACGGTGTGATCGACGCGGCTTCGGCCGTGCTCGGCGACATGCTGGTCGAGAGCAAGGACGCTGTCGGCGAAATCTCGCTTACCGTTGTGCGTTCGCGCCTGGTCGAGGCGATGCTCGCGCTGCGCGACACGCCGGGCCTCGAGTATCAGCAATTGAGCGAGATCGCCGGCGCCGACTATCCGGCGCGGCCCGAGCGCTTCGACGTGGTCTATCAGCTGCTGTCGTTCACCCAGAACCGCCGCATTCGCGTTCGCGTCACCACCGACGAGGAAAAGCCGGTGCCGAGCGTGACGGGCATCTGGCCGGTCGCCGGCTGGCTCGAGCGCGAAGTCTACGACATGTACGGCGTGCTGTTCGACGGGAATATCGATCTGCGGCGCATCCTGACCGACTATGGTTTCGTTGGGCATCCGCTGCGCAAGGACTTCCCGCAGACCGGCTATGTCGAGCTGCGCTATTCGGAAGAAGCCAAGCGCGTGGTCTATGAGCCGGTCAAGCTGGCGCAGGATTTCCGCAGCTTCGACTTTATGAGCCCCTGGGAAGGCGCGCAGTATGTGCTGCCGGGTGATGAGAAGGCGGCTGCACCGCCTCCGCCGCCGCCCGCTCCGGCACCAGCACTGGCTCCGACGCCGGCCCCTGCACCCGTGGCTTCGCAGCCCGAGGCAAAGGGTGCGCCCACGCCGCTGACTGCCGACCAGATCCGTGAGGCCGACGCGCCCGCGGCGAAGGCAACCAAGGCGCGTGTCAGCAAGCCCAAGACCACCGACGACACCAGCGAGAGCGGTGCCGGCAAATCCGGCCCCGAAGCCGGCCCGACGCCGGCCGATCCTGATGTCGTCAAGACGCCGCGCAAGCCGCGCGCCAAGAAGTCGCCCGAGGGTGAAGCGTAA
- the nuoK gene encoding NADH-quinone oxidoreductase subunit NuoK, with product MIGITHYLVVSAILFTLGVLGIFMNRKNLIVILMAIELILLAVNLNLVAFSAFLGDLVGQVFAMFVLTVAAGEAAIGLAILVIYFRSRGTISVDDVNRMKG from the coding sequence GTGATCGGCATCACCCATTACCTCGTCGTCTCCGCGATCCTGTTCACGCTCGGCGTGCTAGGCATTTTCATGAACCGGAAGAACCTGATCGTCATCCTGATGGCGATCGAGCTTATCCTGCTTGCGGTGAACCTCAATCTCGTCGCCTTCTCGGCGTTCCTCGGCGATCTCGTGGGCCAGGTGTTCGCGATGTTCGTGCTGACCGTCGCCGCCGGCGAGGCCGCGATCGGGCTCGCCATTCTAGTCATCTACTTCCGTAGCCGGGGCACGATCTCGGTCGACGACGTCAATCGGATGAAGGGCTGA
- the nuoI gene encoding NADH-quinone oxidoreductase subunit NuoI, with protein sequence MSVAQLIRSYTLWEFIKAHWLTLRYFFKPKATINYPYEKNPISPRFRGEHALRRYANGEERCIACKLCEAVCPALAITIEAEPREDGSRRTTRYDIDMTKCIYCGLCQEACPVDAIVEGPNFEFSTETREELIYDKNKLLANGDRWERAIAANLAADAPYR encoded by the coding sequence ATGAGCGTTGCTCAGCTAATCCGTTCCTACACGCTGTGGGAGTTCATCAAGGCGCACTGGCTGACCTTGCGCTACTTCTTCAAGCCCAAGGCGACGATCAACTATCCGTATGAGAAGAATCCGATCTCGCCCCGCTTTCGCGGCGAGCATGCGCTGCGCCGTTATGCGAACGGCGAGGAGCGCTGCATCGCGTGCAAGCTGTGCGAGGCGGTGTGCCCGGCGCTGGCGATCACGATCGAGGCCGAACCGCGTGAGGACGGCAGCCGCCGCACCACGCGCTACGACATCGACATGACCAAGTGCATCTATTGCGGGCTCTGCCAGGAAGCGTGCCCGGTCGATGCGATCGTCGAGGGACCGAACTTCGAATTCTCGACCGAAACCCGCGAAGAGCTGATTTACGACAAGAACAAGCTGCTCGCGAACGGCGACCGCTGGGAGCGCGCGATCGCCGCGAACCTTGCCGCCGATGCACCGTACCGTTAA
- a CDS encoding NADH-quinone oxidoreductase subunit B family protein — protein MGVELSPPPVGTLPNVAFLDDINAEIGDKGFLVTSTEELFQWARTGSLWWMTFGLACCAVEMIHVNMPRYDMERFGAAPRASPRQSDVMIVAGTLCNKMAPALRRVYDQMSEPKYVISMGSCANGGGYYHYSYSVVRGCDRIVPVDIYVPGCPPTAEALLYGVMQLQRKIRRIGTMER, from the coding sequence GTGGGAGTAGAACTCAGCCCTCCGCCTGTCGGGACGCTGCCCAACGTTGCGTTCCTCGACGATATCAACGCCGAGATCGGCGACAAGGGTTTTCTGGTCACGTCGACCGAGGAGTTGTTCCAGTGGGCCCGCACGGGTTCGCTGTGGTGGATGACCTTCGGGCTGGCGTGCTGCGCAGTCGAGATGATCCACGTCAACATGCCGCGCTACGACATGGAGCGTTTCGGCGCCGCGCCGCGCGCGTCTCCCCGCCAGTCGGACGTGATGATCGTCGCGGGCACGCTGTGCAACAAGATGGCTCCGGCGCTGCGCCGCGTGTACGATCAGATGTCCGAGCCGAAATACGTGATTTCGATGGGCAGCTGCGCGAATGGCGGCGGCTATTATCATTACAGCTACAGCGTCGTACGCGGCTGCGATCGGATCGTGCCGGTGGACATCTATGTCCCCGGTTGCCCGCCGACTGCCGAGGCTTTGCTGTACGGCGTGATGCAGCTCCAGCGTAAGATCCGCCGGATCGGGACGATGGAACGGTGA
- the nuoG gene encoding NADH-quinone oxidoreductase subunit NuoG, giving the protein MPKVKVDGIEVEVPAGATVLQACEAAGKEIPRFCYHERLSIAGNCRMCLVEVKPGPPKPQASCALPAADNQEIRTDSPMVKAAREGVMEFLLINHPLDCPICDQGGECDLQDQSVAYGKGHSRYTEHKRAVTEKYMGPIIKTIMTRCIQCTRCVRFGEEVAGVDEIGAIYRGENMQITTYLEKAFKSELSGNTVDLCPVGALTHKPVAFEYRPWELKRNLSIDVMDAVGTNIRLDSRGRQVMRVLPRINEDVNEEWAHDKSRYHVDGLVRRRLDRPFVRKDGKLVEASWDEAFDAIAAVNAGSSVAAIAGDLLDAETMYAAKALLKGLGSELIESRQTGMDYDVSNLGAVAFNPTIAGVEDADAILLIGSNLRWEAPLINTRIRKAIKKGAKVFAIGPETDLTYKLEWLGNDLSLLGKLPDQVVQAFDGAKKPLVIVGPGALGAGFGAALALVEPMKLIRTLEDGTAWNGFGVVHIAAARMAALMLGFAQKGGIADVVAANPKLALFLGADEVDFAKFQGSFKVFIGHHGDRGAHHADVILPGATYAEKPGTYVNLEGRVQRADRAVFAPGDAREDWSILRALSDRLGRTLPFDSFEELRAAMASDVPALAEEGLVTFAWNAPKLSAIASGPVNYPVADFYLTNAICRASPTMQRCSAELVHGEEFAEAAE; this is encoded by the coding sequence ATGCCCAAAGTCAAAGTAGACGGAATTGAAGTGGAGGTGCCTGCGGGCGCCACCGTGCTCCAGGCCTGCGAAGCCGCGGGCAAGGAGATTCCGCGTTTCTGCTATCACGAGCGGCTGTCGATCGCCGGCAATTGCCGGATGTGCCTGGTCGAAGTGAAGCCCGGGCCGCCCAAGCCGCAAGCCTCGTGCGCACTGCCGGCTGCCGACAACCAGGAAATCCGCACCGACAGCCCGATGGTGAAGGCCGCGCGCGAAGGCGTGATGGAATTTCTGCTGATCAATCACCCGCTCGACTGCCCGATCTGCGATCAGGGCGGCGAATGCGACCTGCAGGACCAGTCGGTCGCTTATGGCAAGGGCCATAGCCGCTACACCGAGCACAAGCGCGCGGTGACCGAGAAGTATATGGGTCCGATCATCAAGACGATCATGACCCGCTGCATCCAGTGCACCCGCTGCGTGCGCTTCGGCGAGGAAGTCGCCGGAGTCGACGAGATCGGCGCGATCTATCGCGGCGAGAACATGCAGATCACGACCTATCTGGAGAAGGCGTTCAAGAGCGAGCTCTCGGGGAACACGGTCGATCTCTGCCCGGTCGGCGCGCTGACCCACAAGCCGGTGGCGTTCGAATATCGCCCCTGGGAATTGAAGCGGAACCTGTCGATCGACGTGATGGATGCCGTGGGCACCAACATCCGCCTCGACAGCCGCGGCCGCCAAGTGATGCGCGTGCTTCCGCGGATCAACGAGGACGTCAACGAGGAATGGGCGCACGACAAGTCGCGCTACCATGTCGACGGGCTCGTCCGCCGGCGGCTCGACCGTCCGTTCGTCCGCAAGGACGGCAAGCTGGTCGAGGCGAGCTGGGATGAGGCGTTCGACGCGATCGCCGCGGTCAACGCAGGCTCGAGCGTCGCGGCGATCGCCGGCGACCTGCTCGATGCCGAGACGATGTACGCCGCCAAGGCGCTGCTCAAGGGCCTCGGCTCGGAGCTGATCGAGAGCCGCCAGACCGGGATGGACTATGACGTGTCGAACCTCGGCGCGGTGGCGTTCAACCCGACCATCGCGGGCGTCGAGGATGCCGATGCGATCCTGCTGATCGGTAGCAACCTCCGCTGGGAAGCGCCGCTGATCAACACGCGGATTCGGAAAGCGATCAAGAAGGGCGCCAAGGTCTTCGCGATCGGCCCGGAGACCGATCTCACCTACAAGCTCGAATGGCTGGGTAACGATCTGTCGCTGCTCGGCAAGCTGCCCGACCAGGTCGTGCAGGCGTTCGACGGCGCGAAGAAGCCGCTCGTCATCGTCGGCCCCGGTGCGCTGGGTGCGGGCTTCGGCGCGGCGCTCGCACTGGTCGAGCCGATGAAGCTGATCCGCACGCTCGAGGACGGCACTGCCTGGAACGGCTTCGGCGTGGTCCATATCGCAGCAGCCCGGATGGCGGCGCTGATGCTCGGCTTTGCGCAGAAGGGCGGCATCGCCGATGTCGTCGCGGCGAACCCCAAGCTCGCGCTGTTCCTCGGCGCGGACGAAGTCGACTTCGCCAAGTTCCAAGGCAGCTTCAAGGTGTTCATCGGCCATCACGGCGATCGCGGCGCGCACCATGCCGACGTGATCCTGCCTGGCGCGACCTATGCCGAGAAGCCGGGCACCTATGTGAACCTAGAAGGCCGCGTCCAGCGCGCCGATCGCGCGGTGTTCGCGCCGGGCGACGCGCGCGAGGACTGGTCGATCCTGCGCGCGCTTTCCGACAGGCTCGGCCGCACGCTGCCGTTCGATAGTTTCGAAGAGCTGCGCGCCGCGATGGCTTCCGACGTGCCGGCGCTGGCCGAAGAGGGCCTCGTGACCTTCGCTTGGAACGCACCCAAGCTCTCCGCCATTGCAAGCGGCCCGGTCAATTATCCGGTCGCCGACTTTTACCTGACCAACGCGATCTGCCGCGCATCGCCGACGATGCAGCGCTGCTCGGCAGAACTCGTCCATGGCGAGGAATTTGCGGAGGCCGCGGAATGA